One window of the Colletotrichum destructivum chromosome 6, complete sequence genome contains the following:
- a CDS encoding Putative Cellulose-binding domain, fungal, auxiliary Activity family 9, producing MGHLSPSSLLLALAATVSAHGHVNWLVADGVAYRGWDSPAFTYSPPAGPVVGWKIDQPDNGFVEPVNFGTNDIICHKNGVPAGGHATVPAGAKIQLVWDTWPDSHKGPVIDYLAKCSGDCETVDKTSLNFFKIGAGGLIDMSLPSGNWAADRLIANGFTWTVQIPPTLAPGNYVLRHEILALHSGGNPNGAQAYPQCFNIKVTGGGSLAPAGVKGTALYKADDPGVLFNLYTSPLVYQMPGPTLVAGLPSTVAQSTARPTATSSATPPGATGGNGGGSPSTTLRTTTVPVPATTTRAATVSTTTSAGGGGGGTVPKFGQCGGQGWTGLTTCAAGSTCQALNPFYSQCV from the coding sequence ATGGGCCATCTCagcccttcctccctcctcctggcgttggcggccaCCGTCTCGGCCCACGGCCACGTGAACTGGCTCGTTGCCGATGGCGTCGCCTACCGCGGCTGGGACTCGCCCGCCTTCACCTACTCACCTCCCGCGggccccgtcgtcggctggaAGATCGACCAACCCGACAACGGGTTCGTCGAGCCCGTCAACTTCGGCACGAACGACATCATCTGCCACAAGAACGGCGtccccgccggcggccacgccACCGTCCCCGCCGGGGCCAAGATCCAGCTCGTCTGGGACACCTGGCCCGACTCGCACAAGGGCCCCGTCATTGACTACCTCGCCAAGTGCAGCGGCGACTGCGAGACGGTCGACAAGACGTCGCTCAACTTCTTCAAGatcggcgctggcggcctcATCGACATGTCGCTGCCGAGCGGCAACTGGGCCGCCGACAGGCTCATCGCCAACGGCTTCACCTGGACCGTCCAGATCCCGCCCACCCTCGCCCCGGGCAACTACGTTCTCCGCCACGAGATCCTCGCGCTGCACTCGGGCGGGAACCCCAACGGCGCTCAGGCGTACCCCCAGTGCTTCAACATCAAGGTCACGGGCGGTGGCTCCCTCGCCCCGGCCGGCGTCAAGGGCACGGCGCTGTACAAGGCCGACGACCCGGGCGTCCTCTTCAACCTGTACACAAGTCCCCTAGTCTACCAGATGCCGGGCCCGACGCTGGTCGCGGGACTCCCGTCGACCGTGGCGCAGAGCACCGCCCGGCCCACCGCGACATCGAGCGCCACGCCGCCCGGGGCCACCGGAGGCAACGGCGGGGGcagcccgtcgacgacccTGCGGACGACTACGGTGCCGGTCCCGGCGACCACCACCAGGGCCGCAacggtgtcgacgacgacgtctgcgggcggcggcggcggcggaaccGTGCCCAAGTTCGGCCAGTGTGGCGGCCAGGGGTGGACCGGCCTGACAACCTGCGCCGCGGGATCGACCTGCCAAGCTCTGAACCCCTTCTACTCTCAGTGCGTCTAG
- a CDS encoding Putative epoxide hydrolase, alpha/Beta hydrolase has protein sequence MWSALSTFLAFCQLTLALNISHATMAPLRKLNFHVPDSKINEFTSLLSSSKIGPETWYNNHNNTDFGTTRDWLAKAKDSWLDLDWRNQEDRINSFPNFNTTINDVDIGPINIHFVGLYSSRRDALPLLFLHGWPGSFLEFLPLLDILKSKYTTESLPYHVIIPSLPDYGLSGGPVDTELTLEIAARIMNELMITLGFGSGYVVQGGDIGSFLARILSATYPQCKAFHSKQNWPSISGRRPNCTNHQAVNMLAPSSQEEMLTGANITEEESQHVQRMLKFSTTGSSYLLEHGLRPSTIGLVLSSSPLAMLAWIGEKFLEWPDSRYPLTLDTILTMVSFYWYTDTFPRSMYPYRALAGSAAADELFSVPTSKEKPFGYSVFPAENILLPKAWAEKAYPNLVFYKRNDKGGHFAALEQPDTFLQNIEEFLAIARPLIEL, from the exons ATGTGGTCAGCATTGTCCACTTTCCTCGCGTTCTGTCAATTGACCTTGGCACTCAACATAAGTCACGCCACAATGGCTCCCCTGCGGAAGCTTAATTTTCACGTTCCCGACTCTAAGATCAACGAATTCACCTCgctcctctcttcttcgaaAATTGGCCCTGAAACCTGGTATAACAACCACAATAACACGGATTTCGGTACCACTAGAGACTGGCTAGCCAAAGCAAAGGATTCGTGGTTGGATCTGGACTGGCGAAACCAGGAAGACCGCATTAACAGCTTTCCCAACttcaacaccaccatcaacgacGTGGATATTGGGCCTATAAACATTCATTTCGTCGGTCTTTACTCCAGCAGACGCGATGCCTTGccgctcctcttcctccatgGATGGCCCGGTTCTTTCCTCGAGTTTCTTCCCTTGCTTGATATTTTGAAAAGCAAATATACCACAGAATCTCTTCCTTATCATGTCATAATTCCCTCGCTGCCGGACTATGGGCTTTCCGGTGGGCCAGTTGACACTGAACTCACGCTTGAAATAGCGGCAAGGATAATGAATGAGCTTATGATCACTCTTGGATTCGGCTCAGGCTATGTTGTCCAGGGCGGTGACATTGGCAGCTTCCTTGCTAGAATTCTATCAGCCACTTATCCACAGTGCAAGGCCTTCCACAGTAAGCAAAATTGGCCCAGTATATCCGGACGGCGTCCAAACTGTACTAATCACCAGGCAGTCAACATGCTTGCTCCATCATCTCAGGAGGAGATGCTTACTGGAGCCAATATCACTGAAGAGGAGTCACAGCACGTACAGCGAATGCTGAAATTCAGCACTACGGGGTCGTCGTATCTTCTTGAGCATGGCTTAAGACCCTCGACTATTGGTCTCGTCTTATCATCAAGTCCACTGGCCATGTTGGCCTG GATTGGCGAGAAGTTCCTCGAGTGGCCTGACTCCCGTTATCCACTTACTCTCGACACAATTCTCACAATGGTGAGCTTCTATTGGTACACTGACACTTTCCCAAGAAGCATGTATCCCTATCGAGCGCTTGCGGggtctgctgcagcagaTGAGCTCTTTTCTGTTCCAACGTCTAAAGAAAAGCCGTTTGGCTACTCGGTGTTTCCGGCAGAGAACATACTCTTGCCGAAAGCATGGGCTGAGAAAGCGTATCCAAATCTTGTCTTTTACAAGCGCAACGACAAG GGGGGACATTTTGCGGCTTTGGAGCAGCCCGATACCTTCCTGCAGAACATTGAGGAATTCCTAGCGATTGCTAGACCACTCATTGAACTTTGA
- a CDS encoding Putative short-chain dehydrogenase/reductase SDR, NAD(P)-binding domain superfamily — protein sequence MSVRCSTLSPHKPTLTEENLPDQAGKVFLITGASGGIGKELVNILYQRNAKIWLAARSYSKTQAVIEEIKTAHPSSTGEMVFLKLQLDDLSTIKASAQEFLSRETRLDVLWNNAGVMVPPQGSTTVQGYELQLGINNLGHQLFTQLLTPLLEMTSQVAPRDSVRVIWVSSSAADGAPRPAIDFSNMDYHNEEGIWSKYSRSKAGNVIQASEYARRMGGSGVISLSLNPGNFVTNLQQNMPKMQLAMFVSRERYVQQPDGELISLKKLISHPPKNGAYTQLFAGLDRSVTSEDNGSWVSPFGKKEEPRKDLIDPDLGGKYWEWCAAQVKPFS from the exons ATGAGCGTCCGCTGCAGCACCCTTAGCCCCCATAAGCCCACTCTCACAGAAGAGAACCTACCAGATCAGGCGGGAAAG GTCTTCCTCATTACCGGTGCCTCTGGCGGCATAGGCAAAGAGCTGGTCAACATTCTCTACCAGAGAAATGCCAAGATATGGCTGGCTGCTCGCAGCTATTCCAAAACACAGGCTGTCATCGAAGAGATAAAGACTGCGCACCCAAGTTCCACTGGAGAGATGGTCTTCTTGAAGCTCCAGCTCGACGATTTATCTACCATCAAGGCATCAGCACAGGAGTTTCTTTCTCGAGAGACTCGGCTTGATGTGCTTTGGAATAACGCCGGTGTCATGGTTCCACCTCAAGGGTCTACGACTGTGCAAGGATATGAACTGCAGCTCGGCATCAACAACCTAGGTCACCAACTCTTCACGCAGCTATTAACTCCTCTCTTGGAGATGACGTCGCAGGTTGCGCCCCGTGACTCGGTTAGAGTCATATGGGTATCTTCAAGTGCAGCTGATGGTGCGCCGCGTCCAGCCATTGACTTTTCCAACATGGACTACCACAACGAGGAGGGTATCTGGTCTAAATACTCCAGAAGCAAGGCTGGAAACGTAATCCAGGCGTCTGAGTATGCTCGTAGAATGGGGGGAAGCGGTGTTATCAGCTTG TCGCTCAACCCCGGCAACTTTGTTACCAACCTGCAGCAAAATATGCCCAAGATGCAGTTGGCCATGTTTGTAAGTCGTGAGCGTTACGTTCAGCAACCCGATGGGGAGCTAATATCACTTAAGAAACTCATATCACATCCACCCAAGAATGGTGCGTACACACAGCTTTTTGCTGGGTTGGATCGGTCTGTCACTTCGGAGGACAACGGTAGCTGGG TGTCACCATTcgggaagaaggaagagccCCGAAAAGACCTCATTGACCCTGATTTGGGCGGCAAGTATTGGGAATGGTGCGCAGCCCAAGTCAAGCCATTTTCATGA
- a CDS encoding Putative P-type ATPase, HAD superfamily, P-type ATPase, transmembrane domain superfamily, producing MASLAPPQLRVDTRNQRGNDNDDAITPSPISTHSNPFLTPAISAATSAAPSMHSTAVTEDADSALRPDPGTEADFIVPNNPFAFSPGHLNKLLNPKSLSAFQALGGLHGIEKGLQTDIKSGLSLDEVAVRGNVSFEEATGHKEPVFTTSGAQPSATTHNASGDGFTDRTRVYGRNVLPAKKATPLWKLMWTAYNDKVIILLTVAAVISLALGLYETLGVEHDPEEGQPVDWVEGVAIVVAILIVTLVGSLNDWQKERAFVKLNAKKEDREVKVIRSGKSFMINVAEILVGDVIHLEPGDLVPVDGIFISGHDLKCDESSATGESDALKKTGGDAVFNALQSGNAPKDIDPFIISGAKVLEGVGTFVCTSVGTNSSFGKIMMSVRTEMEATPLQKKLEGLAMAIAKLGSSAALFLFVVLLIRFLADLPNNSGTGAEKASTFMDILIVAITIIVVAVPEGLPLAVTLALAFATTRLLKENNLVRILRACETMGNATTICSDKTGTLTTNKMTVVAGTFGSASFSKSVDGEKVTSAVEFAQSLPEATKKLLVQSVAINSTAFEGEEDGQATFIGSKTETALLEFAKDHLGMQGLAETRSNEEVVQMMPFDSGKKCMAAVIKLSGNGGYRLVVKGASEILLGYCTQKLNITDLSTSALEESDRLFLEGTIDTYAKQSLRTIALIYQDYPQWPPHGVNANIEGHVDLGDILHDLVFAGVVGIQDPVRPGVPEAVRKAQHAGVVVRMVTGDNAVTAQAIATECGIFTEGGLIMEGPVFRKLSVEQMNETLPRLQVLARSSPEDKRVLVTRLKALGETVAVTGDGTNDAPALKAADVGFSMGISGTEVAKEASSIVLMDDNFASIVTALKWGRAVNDAVQKFLQFQITVNITAVLLAFITAVSSPTMESVLTAVQLLWVNLIMDTFAALALATDPPTEKILDRLPQGKKAPLITNNMWKMIIGQAIFQLTATLILHFAGNAIFGYDSHNEDQQLELDSMIFNTFVWMQIFNEFNNRRLDNKFNIFEGVHRNYFFIVINCIMVGAQVAIIYVGGKAFRITPGGISGEHWAVSVVLASLSIPMAILIRLFPDPWFEKIAKTVGRPVVVVYRASGKFFSRVGAVFRRKKTTDAEDASDEEARVSSGSEDSKIAAPAIVISTQPEETNTAVAKDDEKRQI from the exons ATGGCGTCTCTCGCCCCTCCTCAGTTGCGCGTCGACACCCGTAATCAACGCGGTAatgacaacgacgacgcgaTAACTCCCTCTCCCATTTCGACACACTCAAATCCGTTTCTCACGCCGGCCATCAGCGCAGCAACAAGCGCCGCACCGAGTATGCATTCCACCGCTGTCACCGAGGACGCAGACAGCGCTTTGAGGCCCGACCCGGGCACGGAAGCCGACTTCATCGTCCCAAACAACCCTTTTGCTTTTAGCCCTGGGCACCTCAACAAACTTTTAAATCCGAAATCTTTGTCCGCTTTCCAggcgctcggcggcctccaCGGAATCGAAAAAGGCCTGCAGACAGACATCAAGTCCGGTCTGTCCCTGGATGAGGTGGCCGTCCGTGGCAACGTCAGCTTTGAAGAGGCCACCGGTCACAAGGAGCCCGTCTTTACCACGTCGGGTGCACAGCCTTCAGCCACCACACACAACGCCAGCGGCGATGGTTTCACCGACCGCACCCGAGTGTATGGCAGAAACGTGCTTCCCGCCAAAAAGGCCACCCCTTTGTGGAAGCTGATGTGGACCGCCTACAACGACAAAGTCATCATTTTGTTGACggttgccgccgtcatctcATTGGCGCTTGGTCTGTACGAGACCCTTGGAGTCGAGCATGACCCCGAAGAAGGCCAGCCGGTCGATTGGGTCGAGGGTGTTGCCATTGTCGTTGCCATTTTGATCGTTACCCTGGTTGGATCTCTCAACGACTGGCAAAAGGAACGCGCCTTCGTCAAGCTCAATGCCAAGAAGGAAGATCGCGAGGTCAAGGTTATCCGGTCTGGCAAGTCTTTCATGATTaacgtcgccgagatcttGGTTGGCGATGTCATCCACCTCGAGCCCGGTGACCTGGTCCCAGTCGACGGCATTTTCATTAGCGGTCATGACTTGAAGTGCGACGAGTCCTCTGCCACGGGTGAGTCTGACGCTCTCAAGAAGactggcggcgacgccgtcttcaacgCCCTCCAGTCCGGCAACGCTCCCAAGGACATCGACCCTTTCATCATCTCGGGAGCCAAGGTCCTTGAGGGTGTCGGCACCTTCGTCTGCACCTCGGTCGGCACCAACTCCAGCTTCGGCAAGATCATGATGTCGGTTCGCACTGAGATGGAGGCTACGCCTCTGCAGAAGAAACTCGAGGGcctggccatggccatcgccaagctcgGAAGCAgcgccgccctcttcctcttcgtcgtcctcctcatccgcTTCCTCGCCGATCTGCCCAACAACAGCGGTACTGGCGCCGAGAAGGCTTCCACCTTTATGGACATTCTCATTGtggccatcaccatcattgtcgtcgccgtaccTGAGGGACTTCCGCTGGCTGTAACTCTCGCGCTGGCTTTCGCCACTACTCGCCTTCTGAAGGAAAACAACCTGGTTCGCATTCTCAGAGCCTGCGAGACGATGGGTAACGCCACGACCATCTGCTCTGACAAGACCGGCACCTTGACCACGAACAAGATGACGGTTGTCGCCGGCACCTTTGGCTCCGCCAGCTTCAGCAAGtcggtcgacggcgagaaggtcaCCAGCGCTGTCGAATTCGCTCAGTCACTTCCCGAAGCCACCAAAaagctcctcgtccagtCCGTCGCCATTAACTCAACTGCCTttgagggagaggaggacggcCAGGCTACCTTCATCGGTTCCAAGACCGAAACTGCCCTGCTTGAGTTCGCCAAGGACCACCTTGGCATGCAAGGACTGGCCGAGACCCGCTCCAACGAGGAGGTCGTGCAGATGATGCCCTTTGACTCCGGCAAGAAGTGcatggccgccgtcatcaagcTGTCCGGAAACGGTGGCTACCGTCTTGTCGTCAAGGGTGCCTCTGAGATTCTTCTCGGATACTGCACCCAGAAGCTCAACATCACCGACCTCAGTACCTCTGCTTTGGAAGAATCCGACCGCCTTTTCCTCGAGGGAACAATCGACACCTACGCCAAGCAGTCTCTTCGCACCATCGCCCTCATCTACCAAGACTACCCTCAATGGCCTCCCCACGGCGTCAACGCCAACATCGAGGGACACGTTGACCTCGGTGACATCCTCCACGACCTCGTATTTGCCGGTGTCGTTGGTATTCAGGACCCGGTTCGCCCCGGAGTCCCCGAGGCTGTTCGTAAGGCCCAGCACGCCGGTGTGGTCGTCCGCATGGTTACTGGTGACAATGCCGTCACTGCTCAGGCTATCGCGACCGAGTGTGGTATCTTCACCGAGGGCGGACTCATCATGGAGGGCCCCGTCTTCCGCAAGCTCTCCGTCGAGCAGATGAACGAGACCCTGCCCCGTCTTCAAGTCTTGGCCCGTTCCTCGCCCGAGGATAAGCGTGTCCTGGTCACCCGCCTCAAGGCTCTTGGTGAGACAGTTGCCGTGACTGGTGACGGTACCAACGATGCGCCCGCGCTCAAGGCTGCGGATGTGGGTTTCTCAATGGGTATCTCTGGTACTGAGGTCGCTAAGGAAGCTTCTTCTATCGTGCTGATGGACGACAACTTCGCGTCGATCGTTACGGCTTTGAAGTGGGGAAGAGCAGTcaacgacgccgtccagaaGTTCCTTCAG TTCCAAATCACGGTCAACATCACCGctgtcctcctcgccttcatcaccgccgTCTCTTCCCCCACGATGGAGTCAGTTCTCACTGCTGTCCAGCTGCTCTGGGTCAACCTCATTATGGAcaccttcgccgccctcgcgtTGGCTACGGACCCTCCCACGGAGAAAATTCTCGATCGTCTGCCGCAGGGCAAGAAGGCGCCTctcatcaccaacaacaTGTGGAAGATGATCATCGGACAGGCTATCTTCCAGCTGACAGCGACACTCATTCTGCACTTCGCTGGCAACGCCATCTTTGGCTACGACTCACACAACGAGGACCAACAACTGGAGCTCGACTCGATGATCTTTAACACATTCGTCTGGATGCAGATTTTCAACGAGTTCAACAACCGTCGCCTCGACAACAAGTTCAATATCTTTGAGGGAGTCCACCGCAACTacttcttcatcgtcatcaactGCATCATGGTCGGTGCCCAGGTCGCCATCATCTACGTCGGTGGCAAGGCCTTCCGTATCACCCCTGGCGGCATCAGCGGCGAGCACTGggccgtctccgtcgtcttGGCCTCCCTCTCGATTCCCATGGCCATCCTCATCCGCCTCTTCCCGGACCCCTGGTTTGAGAAGATCGCCAAGACCGTCGGTAgacccgtcgtcgtcgtctacCGCGCTTCGGGCAAGTTCTTCTCCCGGGTCGGTGCTGTCTTCCGCCGCAAGAAGACaaccgacgccgaggacgcgtccgacgaggaggcccgcGTGTCTTCCGGATCCGAGGACTCCAAGATCGCGGCGcccgccatcgtcatctcgACGCAACCCGAGGAGACCAACACGGCCGTtgccaaggacgacgagaagcgTCAGATCTGA
- a CDS encoding Putative major facilitator, sugar transporter, major facilitator superfamily, with protein sequence MGFNLHADGTNDPKEVRNWRIHMIAIIASMSAIAMGYDTSVIGGTMALDSFRRDFDLADTDPTVRDTLQGNIVSTFQAGCFFGALLTFPLAEWMGRKKAIMMSALVFLAGGTLMTAAHGEIGMLIAGRAVAGLGIGATSLIVPVYISEISPPSIRGRLVGLFEIASQGGGMCGFWVNYAVDRTISDSLQAQWIVPLGLQLLPGVLLFFGIFICPESPRWLAKNDRWEDAKKVLVHIRTLPADHEYVNTEISDIRRQVEESSANRMTKMQMFKRLFEKGSRNRIGIGLLLMACQNLTGVNIITYYSPRIFETLGITGTSTKLFATGFYGIAKTLGMVIFTVWLAEKVGRRNGLIWGAFIGSLPMWYIGAYVFQADPAGQAAAGNVDRNAWGYIAMLCVYLYGLIYCATWQGITWLYCSEVFSLDIRMLCVAITTADQWLWSFIVSRTTPYMITSLGYGTYMFFGTLMILMGIWAFFFVPETKGLTLEDMDLLFMRSMHNTVWTALREKKSVKDVLAETSPAAAAHAPLSEKELGLAYVDTVEDKTVARETEQKGV encoded by the exons ATGGGCTTCAATCTCCACGCCGACGGGACGAACGATCCCAAGGAGGTCCGCAATTGGCGCATCCACAtgatcgccatcatcgcctcCATGAGTGCCATTGCCA TGGGTTATGACACCTCCGTCATTGGCGGCACCATGGCGCTCGACTCGTTTCGCCGCGACTTCGACCTGGCAGACACCGACCCGACGGTCCGTGACACCCTCCAGGGAAACATTGTCTCCACGTTCCAGGCGGGCTGCTTCTTCGGCGCCCTGCTCACGTTTCCCCTGGCAGAATGGATGGGCCGTAAGAAGGCCATCATGATGTCCGCCTTGGTCttcctggccggcggcaCTCTCATGACCGCTGCCCACGGCGAGATTGGCATGTTGATCGCAGGGCGTGCCGTTGCTGGCCTGGGCATCGGCGCAACCTCACTCATCGTTCCGGTCTACATCTCTGAAATAAGCCCTCCCTCGATTCGAGGCCGGCTTGTTGGCCTCTTTGAAATCGCCTCCCAAGGAGGTGGCATGTGCGGCTTCTGGGTGAACTACGCCGTCGATCGAACCATTTCCGACTCGCTCCAGGCGCAGTGGATCGTTCCTCTTggcctgcagctgctgcccGGAGTCCTGCTCTTCTTTGGCATCTTCATCTGTCCCGAGTCGCCTCGCTGGCTGGCCAAGAACGATAGGTGGGAAGATGCCAAGAAGGTCCTGGTACACATCCGCACGCTGCCCGCGGACCACGAGTACGTCAACACCGAGATCTCGGATATCAGGCGCCAAGTGGAAGAGAGCAGTGCGAACCGCATGACAAAGATGCAGATGTTCAAGAGGCTCTTCGAGAAGGGCTCTCGCAACCGCATCGGCATTGGTCTGCTTCTCATGGCCTGCCAAAACCTG ACGGgcgtcaacatcatcacATATT ACTCGCCTCGTATTTTTGAGACCCTTGGCATCACAGGCACAAGCACCAAGCTTTTCGCCACGGGCTTTTACGGTATCGCCAAGACCCTCGGTATGGTCATCTTCACCGTCTGGCTCGCTGAGAAGGTCGGGCGCCGCAACGGCCTCATCTGGGGCGCCTTCATCGGGTCTCTCCCGATGTGGTACATCGGCGCGTACGTGTTCCAGGCCGACCCGGCCGGccaggctgccgccggcaacgTCGACCGCAACGCGTGGGGATACATCGCGATGCTGTGCGTGTATCTTTACGGCCTGATTTACTGCGCCACTTG GCAAGGAATCACATGGCTGTACTGCAGCGAGGTCTTTAGCTTGGACATCCGCATGCTGTGCGTGGCGATCACAACGGCAGACCAGTGGCTGTGGAGCTTCATCGTCTCGCGCACCACGCCTTACATGATTACATCGCTGGGATACGGGACGTACATGTTCTTCGGGACCCTCATGATCCTGATGGGCATctgggccttcttcttcgtgcCGGAGACCAAAG GTCTCACGCTCGAAGATATGGACTTGCTCTTCATGCGCAGCATGCACAATACAGTATGGACCGCCCTGCGCGAGAAAAAGAGCGTCAAGGACGTCTTGGCGGAAACCTcgcccgcggccgcggcccaCGCGCCTTTGTCGGAGAAGGAGCTTGGTCTGGCGTACGTGGACACGGTGGAGGACAAGACTGTCGCGAGGGAGACGGAACAGAAGGGGGTTTGA